The DNA segment aaggtGATAGCAGGAAAAATGAGGTTGATAATAATGTGAGCACTCAATCCTTAATTTTACATATCATGAGTTCAAATCGTGTGTTCTGAAAGAAATCAGGGGTAATTAAATTAGTTAAATTACTATGAAATTACTATGAACTCATTATGTGTGAATTTGAGGATTTTGGTCACTGACACAATTCAttagcaaaattaaaatatagggCAGAAAGTTACATCGGGATGGTTTAATTGTCAGGTCAAAGAATTTGCAAGAAGATGTGAGGTTGGATGTTTGCTCAGGTGTTAACACACATTTCCCTATTAGACCTTTTCAATATCTCTCGATACCTACAGTTGAGAACGACTACGACAGGTAAAATGTGAGGGGTCGTCTCAAAAGTTAAAACAGGGAgatcattattgattttattgctttcattgacaatgatacaactttcctacagagtccaaatgacatggatttttttatttatctaagtcacatttcatgttttaagaCGTTGAGCTTTTAGCTGTCCTGttgaaatttggaaaaatgaaaaggacaaagcaatttttattttagtaaatatttaatcaaacaatgttttatgTCTGTTGACAAGGGCAGCACATGTTTCCACAATGTCTGTCAGTTTTGGCCTTGAGTGCCTCCATAATGTCCTCAATACTTTTCAATTCACCAATTTGATGTTCCACTTCAATTCTGTATTCACCAATCACTCGATTAAGTTttctgcatttttgcgcctgtcctcaGTCAGGAGCCTCCGGTCttgaatgatttttaattttagtttcttgtgtacaaattggagttcagtatgtcgttcattgtcactgaactagtatatatatttgttaaggggctagctgaaggacaCCCCCGGGTTGGGGAATTTCTCGCTGAATTGAAGACCAGTTgttgaccttttgctgttgtctgctctatggtcgggttgttgtctctttggcacatttttcttttttattctataACCAAAACTATATACCGGAATTgaactaaagaaaaaaatattgacccgatgaaaactaaacaaaatatagcaatggcagagtataaaaaaaatcaacacaattTTATCAACTTCTTGTAAGAAACCAAAAGGTCATTTTCAGGAACGGGGGAAGGACATTACGACGGAGGGACAAGGTATGTTGTTTTCTTGTCCAAAAAgagtttgaaatgtttaaaacaaactctatagtATAAACCAacaacttaaaatataaatttaatatcatACGCAACtatgtaccaaaaaaaaatgcacttctTAAATGTTGTAACCTTGAAACGAGAagtcaattatatatatttttttaaattcatcaaGGAAAAACATCAACTCTCACAAGATATCTTGAAGCGGAGAAGTCCGTCGATGAAAAATAGATGTGATATTTTCCTTCCACTTTAACAATCATTATGTGATTTTCGCTCCAGAAATTGAATATGTACATCAACTAAGGTGAAGTTCggtgaaaaaaaacaccaagttGGTCGTGTTCACAAGTGTgatacggacggacggacggtcttgaaagtaattattttttacaaattttgaaaaatttcataaaacctATTACACCAACGATCATTACTAGCATGCGGCAAATATTTGGTGAAGactcacataatcattaaattgaAGGGATGCATACTGATTgcagtataatttttttatcattcaacatgaaatttcttctaaatacatacaaaataagaagattATATGatagagatatatatatatttatttatttatttggttaatatatattctGAAGCTATATATAGTTAACTCAGTATATAACCGCCAATCCAATATGTTACGCAATGAGAATCGggatgttttttttgtctttgagacGACCCATCCATTTTACCTGTAAACTGTAGGTGTCATTAGTCGGTGCCGAGAGATATTGAAAAGATTTATTACATAACAGATTACCGAAGAAAAGATACAGTATAAACAACAgacatttaaaataagatttcaACAGCATCACatcaaacagaaataaatttacCCTAAAAAATATTCACAAAGAATCAGAACACAATGCAAACATGgaacaaatgacaattaaacataTTCAGGATCGTTTCTGAGAATTTTGTacaaactcatttttttttggaacacAAATTATTCAAATGATATCGTTACTTTTTAACTTGAAATGGATATTACATTACTGtgcatataaaattattttcagtttATAAAACTACTCGACAAGATTGTATAAGACGACCCAATCTTCATAGTTACACAAAAGTAATacttttttgtctttgttgtAGTGTAACGCATTTGGTTTACTTAAACCGTCAGTTTTTGAAGCTATTTTTTTACTGCTACGTCCGTCATATTGTATTGCGATTATGGTATTCGTCGCTTTATCAGTAACAAATACATTTTGGTAATCGTCAACGGTAATGCCACTCAGATCGACAGGGGATTCCTTCGTGTGTTCCCATATTTTCTCACCTGTCATGGAGATACAATTTACAGTAGCAGAAAAATTACTTGTATGATAAATTCTATCTTTTGTGGTTTCCAAGTATAATCCGCATCcaatgtttaatgttttcagTATTACACCCCTAATATCTGTTATTACAATTCCaccaataataataaatagttTATTGTCCTGGTATGATATTCCATAGCAGTCGTCTTTAAATTTGACTTTCCTTTCAACACTATTGTATTTCATATCTAAAATCTCTATGTATTGACCATTGCCATATGTTACAGCAATACGGTCAGTGTCTATGATTGTTAAATCAAACGGTGAGTAAGAGCACGCAATGTCATGGATATGTTTACCGTCTTCACTATACTCTCTTAGACCACTCTTTCCGTAATAATCAGCTATCAACAAATTGCCATTTGGTAACATGTCACACCCAGACAGCCACATGGacttttcttttttcactttaaatttattggACAACTGGAGACGGacattattaatgtttttcatatcagacACTCGGAGCTCTATCTGGGCTTGGTCTACTTTTGCTTCTTTGAATGGCAAATTAGTTGTAGTTGTCCTAACCGATATTTTTCCGAACTGATCTAACTCATTCATTAACGCCATTATAGATGGATTTAACGTTAAGTTCATTTCATAATTCTTGAAGCACTTGATTCTTTCTTTGACGGATTCTACTTCTCTGTACACCGCTTTATTGATCTTTCGCGTTCCTAGGAAAAGTTGAATGTCGGACGCGAATGATTTCAATTGCGAAGTTTGCTCTCTCAGACAACTCAAATCCCGTTCGGAATTATTTAAACTGGTAAGAAGTTTGCCTTCTTCGGATTTACAATCACGATGTTTCGTGTCTAATTCGGAAAGTAGTTTTTGTTCTAAATCGGCTAACTTGTCCATTATTCTTGCTCGTGTAGCATTGATGGCATTTTTGAtggttttcttctgattttCTAACTTCTTCGATGCAGAATCACGGTCTGCAATGATTTGTTCAAGATTTTGTATTGTCAAGGTTAAAGTGTCCTCCAAATCAGCTAATGCAGTTGATTGCTTTGCATTTGCAGCAGCTTTTTCTAAAGGGATGACGTCAGAGCATGTTCTATGATGAGTTGGAACGCAACTTAAACATACTGCAACATCATGTGTTTTACAATAAAGTTCAAATCGTTTGTCATGATCCTCACAGTTTAGATTAACAGAAATATTTTCTATCTGCCGGTAGTCTTCGGTGGATATAAGCCTATGATTCCGTGTTGTTTTGATAGATTTGTGGACTTTCTCACAATCTGCACATAACCCCTCTTCACAAACTGTACACCACTTCTCTgccttttcattattttcagcATAGCCACATGGACCACAAAGTATCAAATCCGACATGGTGTACAATCTGTAAAATTATACTTGTTTGTATATtcttataattcaaatattcttATAATTCAAAAGACGAAAtgtaaagatattttattctaaTTAGGAGGACACATAATGAGCAAAGCAATTTAttaccatgtttttttttatatatataattgagatatacaaataattttgacgATCATATATAGATATGCAAGTTTTATGATCTTGAGAAAGTACACTTTTGTTATTAGTTTCCTGTCTATTCTGTCATTTATTGTGTTTGATAGGTAATTTGTCCTCatgaaacacatattttttgtctgagtgttaataaagaaatgaaattgAATTGATATAGCTAAATCAGTTTATGATCTGAAGCCACAGCCACACCAAAGCCTAGTTAATGTAGATTCACTGTATATCGCCATCTAAGATTATACAATAGCAGTGCACATGACAATTTGCCTTAATCTGGAAATTttgagacagatttgcaatttatGTGTAAGAATGttcattcatataaaaataataagtgatTTACGTGTATTGGAAAATCCAAGATGCACAAACAAATACCAAATATGAGAGTTTTTATAATCCAATTGTCAATGTAGCCATATATCTGAGGTGATATATAACTCTTATGGTAAAATATCAATACTGGAATGATGGTGACATTTTGCACGACTAGCAGGTCGAAATATAGCACgatgacccatactttttactaccttatactttgccaaaatcaCGATTTTACCATgctttttccccaaaaaatataCAGGACCTgtattttttggggaaaaagcATGGTAAAATCGtgattttggcaaagtataagAAATTCGATATAAGGGAATGTAATTGATGATGCACTTTAAGCATATGTGTAAACAAGTACTGATAAAGcagataatacataacatattgaTATAAACAGGCAAAAATTCTTAACGgataacatataacttatctgTACTATATCGATAGTTTTCTGAGTTTATATCATTACATGATTAATGTAAGTATTAATCGTTTTCAATACCTCTAGGTTTTCTTGAATTAAAATGCCAGTTTAACACAGATATTTAACCTAAGCTTCTATACAGCTTATGTTATCTACAAACTTACTTTaaaactataattaaaaattaaatggtaTAAAATCAACGCCGATCGTTAGtataattgttttacacaaaaaataaattttgccgtttactttttttgccaTTCCACgttgaaaaaaagaagacacattttttcattgacatTCCTTAACTTCATACCTTGTATCCCATTAGGTGTGTACCGTCTCCGTTGGAACAACAGTCATCAAATTTGTGAACAAAGTTTTAGACCCGGATGAAAACTGCAGGTTTGATTTCACATATATTtcgtttcatttttatttagatataacaAGCATATGAACTGAATATGAACTTAAAAGTGACGGTGTAAATCAATTCCCTTCTTCCAAACAATTCCTATTTAAGGGCACTGAAAGGACTGAATTCATAAAAATAGGTTTGAAATCACGTCGTCTTGCTTGGAGAAATCAACAGACTTTTGTGATCAAATATAACTATCTCGCCGGTCGAGTTATGGATGACAAAACTCGGAAATCCtctttgaataattttcttgaaaacctagatattttttacatttttgaaaatatcttggCAATCATAACGCTCTGAAACCAATTTAGAAAGTATGATATTCGTATTTGAAGGACAACCCTCCTGATGTATTTTAAGAACTACAGTTTGGGATCAAATCCCGAAACATTGCATATATCTGAAATGAGTTTGATTCATTGAATACTTAAGACAATATCAAATCATCAAAAATCAACTAAGCAGGTTCTCCAAAGTCGGTCGACCCTGATGGTACACAGGAACATGTGTAATGTAACAGGAAAAGattatgtaaaattaaaatagggGCAACATTTTGCATTGAGACCGCAAAACGAGTTATTTAAAGAGTTATTGTTAGGGTGGAGAGCGTGTCACTGGTCAAACACAAGATGTCATCCCCTCTCCAACTGGACATTACTTTGAATGAATAGAACATACATTCAAAGTGATATCAATGCAACTTCGGTTGAACAACTATAATAAGAcctgtttttaattttggaaaGCCAAGGTCTGAGGAATGAGGAGCATTATTGTCAAAATTAGCAAATAATACAACCGAAAATTTAGAATATATTCTTTCCAGCGAAAAGGGAAAAGGGGGTTATTTCTCCACCAccctctgaatccgccactgataGATATAGTTACCTTCCTGGTTCAATACCAGAATGGGATTCAAAATTGTAGAAAATGCCAAAGTAATATCACCTGGATTGAGTAGATTCTTCGCAATGGTATTTTGTTCCTTTTAAATCTAATTGAATCAAATCGACGccaatatatattgtaaaagaaaattcataatttaGAACAAGGaagtaaattgtaaatataacccaagttattgtgaaatggaacaaatatgttttaaaacatgaaCCGTTTTGCTTGAAATTACTCCTTATTCATATTGAGTAGCGCTATCTTTGCTTTTCAtgaattaattatatttagttaccTTGATATTCCCTGCAAATGACAGTATCTATTTCGCTTTGTCCAAAGAAAGTTTGATAGTCTCGCGATATTACACAATCGTCACATGTGTATCTAACTAAGTTATAAAAAgaggtaaattcaaaaagttGAATAGCTTTTAAATTGGTGTAGATTTTTCAATCCATGAACATATTTATGTGCAGTATAGTAAGGTACTATGATCTTGTTGTGTAACTGTcgtgccttttttttttttttttattaaacattgtTGACCCCTATTTGCAAATGCAAAGTAACAGGTGAACCAACAAATCTAGTAAATATGTTGAACCTTATCATGTATGGTAAAAATAAATCTGATAATAATGATTTCAAGAAAGAAAGGTCACTGATAAgatctttgcatcggaactaaacacatttattttttgaaaacagttgttggcatgacacgggttatgttcttcttatatatatgctatgatggtatgataccaaacccctaacgggaaggattgtgcctgatgttcatatgatgaaatcataatttttcagtcagtttaattgaagtctggagctggcatgtcagttaactgctagtagtctgttgttatttatgtattattgtcattttgtttattttctttggttacatcttctgacatcacactcggacttttcttgaactgaattttaatgtgcgtattgttatgcgtttacttttctacattggtaagaggtatagagggagggttgagatctcacaaacttgtttaaccccgccgcatttttgcgcctgtcccaagtcaggagcctctggcctttgttagtcttgtattattttaattttagtttcttgtgtacaatttggaaattagtatggcgttcattatcactgaactagtatatatttgtttaggggccagctgaaggacgcctccgggtgcgggaatttctcgctacattgaagacctgttggtgatcttctgctgttgttattttatttggtcgggttgttgtctctttgacacattccccatttccattcttaattttattacttaatAATAAGAAATTGAATTGATTTTTGTAATGGTGTCTTTCTTGATATATAGCATTCCACGGTTACACCGTTGCACAAGTTGCAAAGCAACATTGATTTTAAGGTCTTTTAATCTGTTTATAATTCGTGACTTCattacaatataatatttaatcaaGATATTTGAAATGATGATTTTATAGAGGAGGCATGTTGTCAAAATAGTGTTATTATTACATAATAACTTTTGAAAACTTGTTGGTCTTTATCGTGATATAATAAGGAACCATGTTTTACAAGTtctcataaattcaaaatgttcgaGTCATAGCGCGATTTCTTTGGAAAGACTGAAGACTAGTCATAGAGATAGATGTAATTTTGATTCACTGCTATTCATTTACATGCTATTTTTATAGTATATGATTACACAATACAGTTTTTCCAAATCTCTATAATTAACGAAAACTTGAGTTAAGGTTATTATTAAAAGGTAAATGGGCATCCCTCTCAAAATGCATGACGGTGCCCTTTAAGGGTCATCATCCTGGCAAAAGTTAGTCAGGTTAACTTTACATTCTCAACACTGATATtgcttttttattcataagTATCCAATAAATATACTAAATCGTTAATAACTAGCACTGGGAATTTGCTGCAAAATGTATCTCTTTATCATGGAGTAACTTATCATTAAGAAGTGCTGAAGCAGCAATTTCCCTTGGGCAGTCATTTCTACaaaatttttatacatttgactGCGACTTTTCTTATTTACTCAccgtttttttacaaaataagttGCATCTCATAGTGTTCAAAGATACCAATTTTATGTAATAGCTGTTTAACTGTATGTTTTGCTGTGTGCATGTTTGCATTATTTCACATTGACTAGATATATAGGGGTTGATTGACATGACACAAAACGTGTTTTACCATGCCACATTTTGTGCATATGCACATCTTTCTGTGTTAgtcttgcatatttttttttataattccaattgaattaattcatatttttttcgtttaactagtatacaatattttttaaaggccAGCTGAAGCCTGCCTCTTTTTGCATTAttttctcactgcattgaagacctttgttggcattgggctgttttctgctttttgaCACATTTCACGTTTCCATTCTCTGTTCTATAATGTATGATGCCACTTATTGTTGAAGACGAGTAAAGGTTTAACTTTGCACCAGAGTTTATGTCTTAGGCACTACAAGACTGATGCACAATCATGGGAAAATATTTTGCTGAAGTCAACACTAGCCTGTATAACTACCAATACCTAGAATCTGTCAAGATAACTTTAAAACAACTGGGCCAggatgtttgtttttattggctAGTGATCTTCTTTTGCAGGGCATTAAAGCATCTGTAGCAAAATGGccattgagaaatattttaatatgttcaGGATGATTTAACCTAACAAGCGGATTCAAACTTCCTCGCAAAGacaatggaaatagggaatatgtcaaagagacaacaactggATCAAAGAGCAAATAACTGCCCAAGGCCATCACTATGTcttacatatgtatatacagGAAGACAATAATACAGCATCTTTACACATCATTATGTCCATAAACCAACCTTTAAGCTCTTACTCCTAAATACAAATTTCAGCTTCTATGGATCATAACAAATTTGAACTGTCAAACAAATCTCATcaaaacaaagatattaaaGCTAGCCTTTGTTTCTTCCCTGTAAATCTATTTTAGCTAGCCAAGAACAACACTTGACTTGTGAAGATGCTGTAAATTGTGTGGCTTGTATGATTAATGGCAGGGAAAGATTGGACTTgattatatatacagaaattattgcaatgttttcattattgcgaaaaatgggAAAAGgttataattgcaataatttaatatgaattaaacaggatttttctcaatatcccAATAATTAAATTAGCATTTAGtctaaattgacaaaatcacaataataaatgcacaaaatagtttctgaatttacaggTGTATTTTCTCAAAAACTGAAGTCACAAAAGTACAGAGACTAATAGCTGGCTGATAAATAGCTCAAGCTTATAATTACCAACTGAAATAATTATAATAGGTGTTTTTACTacaatttgtttattgtatatattatataaaattacaaacagTACATAATTCTACAACTTTTACACATACTCTTTCAGTCTATTACATTTGCTCTATTCCACAGTACAATTTGTAAATAGATGGGTCTCAGTATAACTTAACTGTATTTCTTTATAACTGTATTTCTTTTAAGAAACACTTTTACTGACTTTTCAAATGTAACATCTCAGCTGCCCAAGTTTGTTGTCACATCTGTGATATGACATGCGTGACACATACATATTTGTGACAAGACGTATGTGACACATGTATTTAGAGTATCTCTACTTTGGTGTAATAATTATTATTCATGATGAAAGTACAGGAAATGCATTCTGTTTACTGACCACTACTTTCTGGTGCTGGTGAGATATGTAACCTTTGATCTTATtctgaaatatattattaaagaataagtaccaaaaaaaaaatggaatttttaataaatacatatgaCTAGACAATATTTCAATGGCCAGTACATGTGAAATGGGTAACTTTTCCCAATCATTCGCAGACACTAATGTCATAGATGCATTAACACatttagatgattttttttctacttcttTCTATCCCATTAGTGTTACTTCGGATTCATTTATCATTGATACCTATTTTGTGGAACAAagattaattgattttttttgttgatattagAATTTATGGTATTTCCAGAGTATGTAtacaagtttataattttttttttacttcattgAACATGAAATCCATGTGATTGATATCCCACTTATAATATTGAATCCACAGAATTATTGACATTCATCAAACTTAATATAGGTTATCCTTGTCATCTCAAAGTTTTTTATCCCCAAAATGGCCAAATTTCTGTTATATCAAGGTATATTGCCTGTTCTAATCAATAGATTTGCGTTATATTTACCactgaaatttcaaaattcctgttcttttgaattatttgtgTGAATTCGATAAACTTTCAGACAAGAACTCTAAAGTATATCTGAGAAAACAAGGATGAAAACATATACAACAAATGAAAATGGACATAAGCTAATTTTCCATATTATCTgaccaaaaacataaataaagctgCTCATCATCTGAAAAAAGAATGAACAAAGCTGATCTTTAACTGACAAAAACATTTGAGCAACAGTGATCTATACCACAGTGAGTCACTCTTTAAAATTCTAAACCAATATCTATTTCAGTGataaaacagagaaaaatatattaGCTGCCTTTTTTGCCTGCCTATATATACTGACCTCATATATCAAGTTTGCAATAATGCATGCTGTTTCATCATTGTCTATATCATCTACCTAGAATACAAACAATATTTGTCAGTCACTTAAAACATGccattataattgatatattttatctaaTAGTTTATCGCATGAATAAATGTTGTATAACAGAATACATGTGATGTTTCTTCCCATTTGGGGGTTTAAAAAATAGCTGCAGagtgttgttttcaaatatgcattttattcaataataactACAATAAGATGATCTTGGGATAACAACCAAGTCTTGAAAGACATTAAGCAATTACA comes from the Mytilus trossulus isolate FHL-02 chromosome 3, PNRI_Mtr1.1.1.hap1, whole genome shotgun sequence genome and includes:
- the LOC134710753 gene encoding uncharacterized protein LOC134710753, producing the protein MSDLILCGPCGYAENNEKAEKWCTVCEEGLCADCEKVHKSIKTTRNHRLISTEDYRQIENISVNLNCEDHDKRFELYCKTHDVAVCLSCVPTHHRTCSDVIPLEKAAANAKQSTALADLEDTLTLTIQNLEQIIADRDSASKKLENQKKTIKNAINATRARIMDKLADLEQKLLSELDTKHRDCKSEEGKLLTSLNNSERDLSCLREQTSQLKSFASDIQLFLGTRKINKAVYREVESVKERIKCFKNYEMNLTLNPSIMALMNELDQFGKISVRTTTTNLPFKEAKVDQAQIELRVSDMKNINNVRLQLSNKFKVKKEKSMWLSGCDMLPNGNLLIADYYGKSGLREYSEDGKHIHDIACSYSPFDLTIIDTDRIAVTYGNGQYIEILDMKYNSVERKVKFKDDCYGISYQDNKLFIIIGGIVITDIRGVILKTLNIGCGLYLETTKDRIYHTSNFSATVNCISMTGEKIWEHTKESPVDLSGITVDDYQNVFVTDKATNTIIAIQYDGRSSKKIASKTDGLSKPNALHYNKDKKVLLLCNYEDWVVLYNLVE